CACCCGAACTCTTCGGTCGCCAAGACCGCATGATCGCCCACCGCGACGGCAGAGAAGGACACAAGGCCGAACGCTGGGGCAAGAAGTACCAGTGGATGGCCTACCACGAACTCCTGGCACGCATCGCGGACAACTACCAAACATCACGCAGATTCGACGACAGCGAACCCTACGAAGGACTGCACCAGATCATCGGCGACCGCGAAATCGACCCCAGCCTCCCGCCGATCGACTTCCGCGCCTTCAGTGAGAACACCGGCAGCGGCGAAACCTGCTGGGAACCACCACCGATCCAGCTACTGCGCTGGCCTCCCACACCCCTCGACTTCCGTCACTACCAAGACGACACCTCCCAGTTCATGGCCGACACAGCGACAGAACCCACCGTCCACAATTCCCTGTTCGTAACCGACCGCGACGGCAACGACTGGGTTGTGCTCGAGAGTTTCGTGAAGAAGATCGATCCACTGGCACGCAGAGGCTGGCAGGGCCTTCAGGAACACAGCTCCATCGGCACGTTTCTCACTACCGCCTCCCACGCCCGCCGTCTCGTTGCCGCCCTTCCCGAACAATCCGGTCACCGGATCAGCGACCTCACCGATTCCCATGGCCACACCGACTGCTGCTACATCGGCGAAGTAGGCCGCACCGGGCCCGCCTGCCCCAACCGGCACGCCGAATTCCACCAGACACACCTGGCAGACAAACCCTACGAAATTGCCGCAACCATGGAGCGATACACCTGGGAAGGCAACATCCTCGACTGCTCCATTGACGCAACCACAAGCACCACCCTGCCCTCGACATTCATCCAGCAGACCGCTGCACTCACCTTCGACCCCCGCGGCCCCAGCTGGCTCGACGAAACAGGAACCCCAGTCTTCACCAACTACGACGAAGAAGGAAACGACAGCCACGCCTTCCTGGTCCGCGCATCCTTCCTGAAGAATTTCCTGACCAAGCACAAGCTCGAACTCATCGTGCTCCACCGCTTCGAACGGATGAGGCTCAGCGACAACCACAGAGGCGACAATCCCTACGTGGAGGAACGCACCGAAGCCCGGCTCACCGAGCACTTGGTGCTCCGCTCCAACACACCACGACGCACGGAACGCAACCTCACCTGAGTATTCGGCCCAGTCAAAGGAACCGCAGACCGATGGCGTCTCGCCCCACGAGGGATGGGGGTGCCCGGATGCCTGTCGGTGCCGACTTGCTGGCGCTCTGGAAGGCCAGCCGCCCCTGGACCTCCGTACGCGGTTGGTCCGCGCCCACGCGCCCAGGCGGCGTCCCGCACAAGAGCGTCAAAACCGCGCAGAGCATTGAGGTGCTGCAGCTCTGGCAAGCGGTGCCGGTCGTTGGCGATCTCGATTTTCAGGCTTGTTCCGCCTGGACCAGGTCGAGGTAGTGGGCGGCGTCGTGGAGGACCTCTTGGGTGAGTGCTTCTGTCCCGTCGAGGATGGAGAGTTGGGCGGCCATGCCGATCAGCGGGGTGAGGTGTTCCATGAGGCCGTCAGTAATCCGGTAGATGTCCTTCTCGTGTTCCAGGAGGCTGCCGGGCGTGTGGTGCCGCAGCCGGAGCCTGCCGTCGAGTGTTGCCAGGGTGCTGACCCACTCGTTGGGGTGTTTCTTGCAGCGGGGCGGCAGTCGGTTGACCCAGAGGGTGGGGACCGAGCGCGGCCGGATCGGTGCAGTGGTCTCGGTGGGCCGGCGCAGGGCTGGGAAGCGGGCGGCGCGGGCCTCGCGCAGGATGTCGCTGGAGCCGATACCGCTCCAGAAGACAGTCAGATCCAGCTCGTCGGCGAGGTAGTCGAAGAAGTCGAACGTCGGCTGCAGATCCTCGGGCCTCAGCCGGTCGATCCCGTCGACCAGACAGACCTCCGTGTGAGCGTGGCGCATCACATGGACCGCGGGGCCGGTGAAGTCCTTCATCCGTTGGACGGGCCGCTGCTCGGTGTCGGAACGGTACAGGTCCCAGCCGACGAACACCGCCAGGGCCGCTGCCCAGTCGGCGGGCGAGCCCTGTTCCGGCGGGGCGTTGACGCAGACGACCGGGATACGGCTGTCATCGATGCCGTGAAGCTTCTCGCGGCGTCCCTGGTGCGCCAGACCGATGTGGTGCAGCAGGGTGCGCTTGCCGGTACCGCGGCAGTCGCTGTCGACGGCGACGTGCTGGCAGGGGTGGCGGCGTTCGCCGTTGAGGCGCAGCAGCCGTCGTGCGGTCTTCAGGCCAGTGGCGATGTCGGTGGTTTCGACGAGGCCGAGCTGGGCGTGGTAACGCACCCGGGGGTCGTCCTCGTCGACGGGCGTGGAGTCGTCGGCCGGGGGGATTGGGGGAGGGGAGGGTTGGTGGCGTACACGTGCCCGCCAGCCCTGCAGGGTGGTCGGCGGCCCGGGGGACAGGACCGGTGCCGGCGCGGGGGGTGGGGCGCTTTGAGCGTCGCGGACGGGGGTTCTCACTGGTCGTCTCCTTGCCGTGCGCTGTCCGGTTCATCGCTGGGCAGGCCGCCGGGCGGGGGAGAGGCGGGGCTGTTGTCGGCCCGGAGGGTCTTCTCCGGGCGGGGCCGGCCGTCGGTCTTGCTTATGGGCCTGGGATCGGTGGAGGTTGGCGGGTGGAGGCCGGGCAGGGAGGCCAGGAATTCGTCAAGACTCTGGCCCGCGCCCCGGGCGGGCTCGGATGCATCGAAGAGATCTCCTGCCGGGCGGTCGAGGGACCGGAACGGGCGGACGGATTCCGGGTCCAGAGGCGGCAGGTCGCCGTAGGGCTCGGCAGGCGCCGGCAACGCCGGACGGGACGGCGCAGCCGGGCGCGGAGTTGGCTTGCTCGTGGGGGTGGTGGCCTGGGGGCCGGCGGTGGCGGTGCGCAGCAGTCGGGCGGTGGCGCGGGTGATGGCGGCCTCGTCGCGGCGGCTGCCGCCGGCGGCAAGGTGGATGTGCAGGGCCTCGGCCCATGTCTCCTCGGTCCACCGGTCACTGAGCAGCCGGCGGTGGATGAAGGGCACCTCGATCCATGGGTCGGTGCCCGGTTCGGCCCGGTGGTTGAACAGCCAGGCCACCTCCGGGTGGTCGGGGGAGTAGTGGACCTCCCAGCGCCCCTGCTGAGCTGTGATCCCGGAGGACCCTCGGCACGGGTCCAACTTGCCTCGGCCGAGGTTGTAGGTGCGGTTGTTGATCTGGAAGCCCTTACGGCTGACCCGCACCCAGACGGCCGGCAGGAGTTTGCGGTTCTCCTGCTCGGCCAGGGTGGTGGACCGGTAGCCGCGCAGGGACACCAGCGCTGCGTACATCTGGTTGGGAGTCAGGCGCAGCCCGGGGGTGAAGGGGGAACGGAGCGCCCCGTGGGGGGTCTGCTGCCAGTGGAGGACCACCCACTGCTCGAACAGCTCCTGGAGCTGGGGGATCGTCCACAGGGGCTGCTTGCGGACGCGTTTGCCGCGCAGGTCCAGGCGGTGGTGGGTATAGGTGGCCAAGTACTGGCTGAAGCCGGTCTTCACCGCCCGCATGGCGCGCTCGACGATCGCCTTGTCGGGCGCGGTGCGTAGCCTTGCCTCGCGTACCTCGATGCCCAGGGAGTGGCAGGCGCGGGTGAAGTCCGCCGAGATGAACGGCGAGCCGTGGTCGATGACGAGCGTCTCGGGCTTGATGACGGGCCGGGCAGCGGACCCGGCGAATCGGGGGTCGGCCGCCAGGAGGTCCTCGAAGGGTAGGTCGGAGCCTTCCATGAAGGTTTCCGGCGCCCAGCCCGGCCGCGCGGGAAGCGGGGCTGTGGTCTGGGCGACGACCTGCATGGTGTCGAAGGAACGGGTGGCCCGCCCGGCGAGCCACCGCCCGGTCCCGCCGGTGCGGCCGGTCCGCTTGGGCACGATCAGCGAGCCGACGATGCTGCGGGTGGCCACGTCGATCGCGATCGTGAGCTCCACGGAGATGACCCGCCCGTCGTCCCCCAGGACGAGGACGTCCAGCCCGGTGGTGTCGATCTGCATCAGCTCCCCGGGCCAGCGGGCCCATGTCGCCCGCCGGGAGTCAGACCGTGCCGCCGAGATGGCGGACCCGGCCGCCTGCCGGGCCGCGGCAGTGTGTGCGTTCTCCGCGGTGATCCCCAGCCGCTCCAGCAACCGGTAGAACGTCGCCGGACTGTTCACCAGCCCCCGGGCGGTCTTCGGATCGGCCAGCAGCTTCGCGTAGCGGACCCGGACCGTCTGCTCCACCCGGTCGATCAGCCGGGACAGCGTTCCCGGTGACAGACCTCTGGCCCGCTCGTCGTCCAGGATCTCCCAGACGATGTCGACCACTCGCCCGTCGACGCGTCCATGCGGGTTCGCGGTGCGCAGGTGTCGTTTGTCGACCAGGCCCATCAGGCCTTCTTTGCGCCAGACCGCGCATTTTCGTTCCACGGTGGCCGCGGACACCGGCACTCCGGCCTGGGTGAGCTGGTCGGCCTTGGCCTGGTACCGCTGGCGCAGGGTACGGCGCTTGGGGTCGAAGGCCGGATTGGGTGGAGTGGTGGCGGGAACGTTCGGGGCCTGCTGGTGCAGTACCTCCTTGACATGCCGTTCCCACTTCTCGGCGGCCTTGCGTACGTCGCGTGGCAGGGCATGGAACTCGCCGATGCGGCCAGGCAGCGTACTGCGCGGGGCCGCCCGGTTCAGCACGGCGAAGTCGGGGGCGGAGGTCACTGCCGTCTGCAGGATGATCAGTGGCTCTGCCGGCTCCTCGGGTTCCATCGGCTCCGCGACGTCGAGGAAGAGACGAGGTCCGTGGAAGGCGGTGACCACCCAGTCGGCACCACGGAAGCGGACGGTGTCGCCCACCGCGATGGTGTCAGCAGCGGCCGGCGCCGCCGCGTCTACGGCGTGCCGGGGAGCTGCGGTCATGCGATCTCTCCAGCGCTCGCCCATGCCGTCGATGACGGTGTGAGCGGGATGCTCATGTCGGTGCGCAGACGTCGCGTCCAGATCAGGTGATAGGCGAGGTCAAGCCCCAGTAACGGGGGGAGGGCGGCGGCGCGCACCCCGGAGCGGATGGTGCGCGGCGAGGTGAACTGCCCGGACAGGACCTGGTCCTGCCCGGCCGTGAGCCACCGTGGACTGCGGGCGGCATAAAGGAGCTTGAGGTTGTCCAGTTCCACACCCTCGGGTGGCACCTGCACCTGGATCTGCCAGCAGGCGGCCGCCGCTGCCACGGCCAGCACTTCCTGCTCGTGCCGCCACTGGTCGGTGAGTTCCTCGGGCTGCACGCAGATCACCTCGCGCCGTCCCGCCCGGGAGGCGACGAACGCCGGTCGCAAGCTGCGACGGCGCCCCTGGAAGCTCCAGCACAGCTCCATCGGCCCCGCGCTGCGCAGCCCCACCGCCGGGTCGCGGTCCAGGAGCATGGCGCAGTGCTGCTGACGCAGCGAGCCGCACGCCAGAGCCTGGCCGGTGGCCGATGCCCAGGCGTTGGTGACGAACGACTTTCGCCCCGGGTAGGGGATCGGCCGATCCAGCGGGGCCAGCTCCTCGAACGGCACCTCGGCCGCCTCGGTCACCACAAGCTCACGCCGACGCCCGAACCGGTCGAGATAACAGACGGTGATGTCGCCCGCGCTGACCAGGGTTCCCGGCATGTCCGCCCCCTCTTCCACCGGTGCTGCGGGCCGCAGTC
The Streptomyces roseofulvus genome window above contains:
- a CDS encoding integrase, with the translated sequence MTAAPRHAVDAAAPAAADTIAVGDTVRFRGADWVVTAFHGPRLFLDVAEPMEPEEPAEPLIILQTAVTSAPDFAVLNRAAPRSTLPGRIGEFHALPRDVRKAAEKWERHVKEVLHQQAPNVPATTPPNPAFDPKRRTLRQRYQAKADQLTQAGVPVSAATVERKCAVWRKEGLMGLVDKRHLRTANPHGRVDGRVVDIVWEILDDERARGLSPGTLSRLIDRVEQTVRVRYAKLLADPKTARGLVNSPATFYRLLERLGITAENAHTAAARQAAGSAISAARSDSRRATWARWPGELMQIDTTGLDVLVLGDDGRVISVELTIAIDVATRSIVGSLIVPKRTGRTGGTGRWLAGRATRSFDTMQVVAQTTAPLPARPGWAPETFMEGSDLPFEDLLAADPRFAGSAARPVIKPETLVIDHGSPFISADFTRACHSLGIEVREARLRTAPDKAIVERAMRAVKTGFSQYLATYTHHRLDLRGKRVRKQPLWTIPQLQELFEQWVVLHWQQTPHGALRSPFTPGLRLTPNQMYAALVSLRGYRSTTLAEQENRKLLPAVWVRVSRKGFQINNRTYNLGRGKLDPCRGSSGITAQQGRWEVHYSPDHPEVAWLFNHRAEPGTDPWIEVPFIHRRLLSDRWTEETWAEALHIHLAAGGSRRDEAAITRATARLLRTATAGPQATTPTSKPTPRPAAPSRPALPAPAEPYGDLPPLDPESVRPFRSLDRPAGDLFDASEPARGAGQSLDEFLASLPGLHPPTSTDPRPISKTDGRPRPEKTLRADNSPASPPPGGLPSDEPDSARQGDDQ